The following proteins are co-located in the Pseudomonas fluorescens genome:
- a CDS encoding MFS transporter translates to MPSVSQAPNGPPEHNQQSVKQQWLAILSVAVGAFALVTSEFLPVGVLNDVASDLGISAGHAGLMVTLPGIMAALAAPLLSVSIGAMDRRYLLIGLTLIMIIANTVVAYASDFNLLLFGRVLLGISIGGFWATAIALSGRLAPKGVGVAKATSIIMMGVTLATVLGVPVGTWLSGLMGWRMTFLVTALVGVPVLLAQVFLLPRLTPEKAIQIRDLPALFINPQARVGLIAVLLIGLAHFAAYTYVAPFFKNSSGFDGPTIGSLLLLYGVAGVMGNVFAGFAANRSVRHTLLLVALMIGTSTALFPYFATGMTGAAMLIALWGFAFGAFPACASIWMFVVAPKDVERGMPLFVALFQVIIALGSFFGGRIVDQMGSAVLLSLATALVGCGFVTVLVLGRNVSNSLVAQPG, encoded by the coding sequence ATGCCAAGCGTCAGCCAGGCCCCCAACGGCCCCCCTGAACATAATCAACAGAGTGTCAAACAGCAGTGGCTGGCGATTCTCTCGGTCGCCGTAGGTGCCTTCGCCCTGGTGACCAGTGAGTTTCTGCCCGTGGGCGTACTCAACGACGTCGCCAGCGACCTCGGCATCAGTGCCGGTCATGCCGGCCTGATGGTCACCCTGCCCGGCATCATGGCCGCCCTCGCCGCGCCTTTGCTGTCTGTGAGCATTGGCGCCATGGACCGTCGCTACCTGCTGATCGGCCTGACGCTGATCATGATCATCGCCAACACGGTCGTGGCCTACGCCAGCGACTTCAACCTGCTGCTGTTCGGCCGCGTGCTGCTGGGTATCAGCATCGGTGGTTTCTGGGCAACGGCCATCGCTCTGAGCGGCCGCCTGGCCCCCAAAGGCGTGGGCGTGGCGAAGGCGACCTCGATCATCATGATGGGGGTGACCCTGGCCACCGTACTGGGCGTGCCCGTGGGTACGTGGCTGAGTGGCCTGATGGGCTGGCGCATGACCTTTCTGGTCACCGCACTGGTGGGCGTACCGGTGCTGCTGGCGCAGGTATTCCTGCTACCACGGCTCACCCCGGAAAAGGCTATTCAGATCCGTGACCTGCCAGCCTTGTTTATCAACCCGCAAGCACGGGTCGGCTTGATCGCGGTCTTGCTGATCGGCCTGGCGCACTTTGCGGCATACACCTATGTCGCGCCCTTCTTCAAAAACAGTTCCGGCTTCGACGGCCCGACCATTGGCTCACTGCTACTGCTCTATGGCGTGGCCGGGGTGATGGGTAATGTCTTTGCCGGTTTCGCTGCCAACCGCAGCGTCCGTCACACCCTGCTGCTGGTCGCGTTGATGATCGGCACCAGCACCGCGCTGTTCCCCTACTTCGCCACCGGCATGACCGGCGCCGCCATGCTGATCGCACTCTGGGGCTTCGCCTTCGGCGCCTTCCCGGCGTGCGCCAGTATCTGGATGTTCGTCGTCGCGCCCAAGGACGTCGAACGCGGCATGCCGCTGTTCGTTGCCTTGTTCCAGGTGATCATCGCTTTGGGGTCGTTCTTCGGCGGGCGAATTGTTGATCAAATGGGTAGCGCGGTGTTGTTGAGTCTGGCAACAGCGTTGGTAGGATGTGGTTTTGTGACGGTGCTGGTGCTGGGGCGCAATGTCAGCAATAGCTTGGTGGCCCAGCCCGGTTAA
- a CDS encoding tetratricopeptide repeat protein — protein MKSRPEHAVGYRAALLFGACLSAALLAGQACASGDESAPPKPNCPKGQVWDTKTAKCVLQTSKATSDTDRTDYAYRLAKDGRYDEALALLDTLQNPNTAKALNYRGYATRKLGRTDEGIGYYLQSVALDPNYAQVREYLGEAYVIKGRIDLAQEQLVKIKALCSTTCEEYEDLAEAIAAAPQA, from the coding sequence ATGAAGAGCCGCCCCGAACACGCCGTTGGCTACCGCGCTGCACTTTTATTCGGCGCTTGCCTGAGCGCTGCTTTGCTCGCAGGCCAAGCCTGCGCCTCCGGTGATGAGTCGGCGCCGCCCAAGCCCAATTGCCCCAAAGGCCAGGTCTGGGACACCAAGACCGCAAAGTGCGTGCTGCAAACCAGCAAAGCCACCTCAGACACCGACCGTACTGACTATGCCTACCGGCTGGCCAAAGATGGCCGCTATGACGAGGCGCTGGCCTTGCTCGATACCCTGCAAAACCCGAACACCGCCAAGGCCCTCAACTATCGCGGCTATGCCACGCGCAAACTGGGGCGTACCGATGAGGGCATCGGCTATTACCTGCAGTCGGTCGCGCTCGACCCCAACTATGCCCAGGTTCGCGAGTACCTGGGTGAGGCCTACGTGATCAAGGGCCGCATCGACTTGGCGCAAGAGCAATTGGTGAAAATCAAAGCCTTGTGCAGTACCACCTGCGAAGAGTACGAAGACCTGGCCGAAGCCATTGCTGCTGCGCCGCAGGCGTGA
- a CDS encoding SMP-30/gluconolactonase/LRE family protein, translating to MGMATLGFFAWQSFYPVSAAPGWSVQTVHTDVPKAASLMPMPDGSLMISQELNDAKGSIVRIHPDGQREVVVGSLSKPDGMFATHGGWVFSQETGDAPVSFLKEGVVTELFRGENVQGLWVEGDDLYAIEDRKDNGRLLRYRWSDQSLTVVRDQLHEGESITRCTDGRMLYTEKKKGVVRELTDDGSDPVVLAGLNKPTFLMCDERGLWVNEDSTHRARLLLIDKQGQQQTVLSFLKAPQSIVRTGDGTYLLAEGGRNRVLKLVSTSLAVASDGL from the coding sequence ATGGGTATGGCAACCCTGGGCTTTTTCGCCTGGCAAAGCTTCTATCCCGTCAGCGCAGCGCCGGGCTGGAGCGTTCAAACCGTGCACACCGATGTACCCAAAGCCGCCTCGCTGATGCCTATGCCTGACGGCTCGCTGATGATCAGCCAGGAACTCAACGATGCGAAAGGCAGCATCGTGCGTATTCACCCCGACGGGCAGCGCGAAGTGGTGGTCGGCAGCCTGTCCAAACCTGACGGCATGTTCGCAACCCACGGCGGCTGGGTGTTCAGCCAGGAGACCGGCGATGCGCCCGTCAGTTTTCTCAAGGAGGGTGTCGTCACGGAGCTGTTCAGGGGTGAAAACGTTCAAGGCCTGTGGGTCGAGGGTGACGATCTCTACGCCATCGAAGACCGCAAGGACAACGGCCGGCTATTGCGTTATCGCTGGAGCGACCAATCCCTGACCGTCGTGCGTGACCAACTGCACGAAGGCGAATCCATTACGCGTTGCACCGACGGCCGAATGCTCTACACGGAAAAGAAAAAAGGCGTGGTACGTGAGCTGACCGACGACGGCAGCGACCCTGTGGTGTTGGCGGGCCTGAACAAACCGACGTTTTTGATGTGCGATGAACGCGGGCTGTGGGTCAATGAAGACTCGACGCATCGGGCAAGGTTGCTGCTGATCGACAAACAGGGACAGCAACAAACGGTGCTGTCGTTCTTGAAGGCGCCGCAGTCGATTGTGCGCACGGGGGACGGTACTTATTTACTGGCCGAAGGGGGTCGTAACCGAGTATTGAAACTGGTGAGCACGTCGCTGGCAGTGGCCAGCGACGGCCTGTAA
- a CDS encoding type II toxin-antitoxin system ParD family antitoxin — MPLEMAALVKAKVAAGEYATESEVIRDGLGVLLARDRAMADGLRDQVIPAAAALTAAPGRALSAEQVREHLAANRQRKSTEKP, encoded by the coding sequence GTGCCACTCGAGATGGCCGCCCTGGTCAAAGCCAAAGTGGCTGCCGGTGAGTACGCGACCGAGAGTGAAGTCATCCGCGACGGCCTGGGGGTCCTGCTGGCACGTGACCGCGCGATGGCGGACGGGTTGCGCGACCAGGTGATTCCAGCGGCCGCCGCGCTCACGGCCGCCCCTGGCCGAGCACTGTCCGCCGAGCAGGTTCGCGAACACCTGGCGGCCAACCGTCAGCGAAAAAGTACCGAAAAACCGTGA
- a CDS encoding LysR family transcriptional regulator → MNINFDLNDLQAFRAVVDKGSFRGAAEAIRISQPALSRRIEKLESALDVKLFERTTRRVSLTMVGRAFLPQVERILDDLDIALMGISNVASTRMGNVTIACVPSTAYYFMPHVISEYHKLYPKIRLRVLDASAGEVCHAVESGEADFGVSFSGSLADEVEFELLFQERYVLACRRDHPLAERTSVTWTEAYEHDYITVDKTSGNRFLLDQALRGVRVKKPSICETHHVTTMIGLVEAGLGVAMVPSIAMPSGTHPILVSVPLVEPQVMRHVGLIKRRGRTLPPAALELERLVREMPFRSV, encoded by the coding sequence GTGAACATCAACTTCGACCTCAACGACCTCCAAGCTTTCCGCGCCGTGGTGGACAAGGGCAGTTTTCGGGGGGCCGCCGAGGCCATCCGTATCTCACAACCGGCCCTCAGCCGGCGTATCGAAAAGCTGGAGTCCGCCCTCGATGTAAAGTTGTTCGAACGCACCACGCGGCGGGTCAGCCTGACCATGGTCGGGCGAGCGTTCCTGCCCCAGGTGGAGCGCATACTCGACGACCTTGATATCGCCTTGATGGGCATCAGTAACGTCGCGTCTACGCGCATGGGTAACGTCACCATCGCCTGTGTGCCGTCCACCGCTTACTACTTCATGCCCCACGTAATCTCCGAATACCACAAGCTGTACCCGAAGATTCGCCTGCGGGTGCTGGACGCCAGTGCCGGTGAGGTGTGCCACGCGGTGGAAAGTGGCGAGGCAGATTTCGGCGTGAGTTTCAGTGGCAGCCTGGCCGACGAGGTCGAGTTCGAGCTGCTGTTTCAGGAGCGCTATGTGCTGGCCTGTCGCCGTGATCATCCGTTGGCCGAGCGCACGAGCGTGACCTGGACCGAGGCTTACGAGCACGACTACATCACCGTGGACAAAACCTCGGGCAACCGCTTTCTGCTGGACCAGGCCTTGCGGGGTGTGCGCGTGAAAAAGCCAAGTATTTGCGAGACCCACCACGTGACCACGATGATCGGGCTGGTGGAGGCGGGGTTGGGCGTGGCAATGGTGCCGTCGATTGCGATGCCGTCGGGCACCCACCCCATCCTGGTGAGTGTGCCGCTGGTCGAGCCGCAGGTGATGCGCCATGTGGGCTTGATAAAACGCCGCGGGCGGACCTTGCCGCCAGCGGCGCTGGAGTTGGAACGGTTGGTGCGGGAGATGCCGTTCCGGTCAGTGTGA
- a CDS encoding substrate-binding domain-containing protein translates to MKPLFKTLTALALSALALTAHAEQLKVMTSGGFTAAYKLLGPQYAQQSGDTLDTILGPSMGKAPEAIPNRLARGEHADVVIMVGYALDDLIKQGKVDPASRVELADSRIGLVVKEGAAKPAIGTDAELKAVLSKAKSVAYSDSASGVYVEKELFKKLGMPAKGTMIERLPVAEQVAKGDYEVGLQQVAELLPVPGVTFVGKIPENVQSVTRFAAGIPVNAEHPAQAKALLRYLASPEAQPVVQSTGLDSVSH, encoded by the coding sequence ATGAAGCCATTATTCAAAACCCTGACCGCCCTGGCCCTCAGCGCCCTGGCGCTGACGGCACACGCCGAACAACTCAAAGTGATGACCTCCGGTGGCTTCACCGCCGCGTATAAATTGCTCGGCCCGCAATACGCCCAGCAAAGCGGTGACACCCTGGACACCATCCTCGGCCCCTCAATGGGCAAGGCGCCGGAAGCGATTCCCAACCGCCTGGCCCGTGGCGAACATGCCGACGTGGTGATCATGGTCGGGTATGCCCTGGATGACTTGATCAAACAGGGCAAGGTCGACCCCGCGTCCCGCGTCGAACTGGCGGACTCGCGGATTGGCCTGGTGGTGAAGGAAGGCGCAGCCAAGCCTGCAATCGGCACCGATGCCGAGTTGAAAGCGGTGCTGAGCAAGGCCAAGTCCGTGGCGTACTCGGACAGCGCCAGCGGTGTGTATGTCGAGAAGGAGCTGTTCAAAAAGCTCGGCATGCCGGCCAAAGGCACGATGATCGAACGCCTCCCGGTGGCCGAACAGGTGGCCAAGGGTGATTACGAAGTGGGCTTGCAGCAGGTGGCGGAATTGTTGCCGGTGCCGGGCGTGACCTTCGTCGGCAAGATCCCGGAAAACGTGCAGTCGGTGACGCGCTTTGCCGCCGGCATTCCGGTCAACGCCGAGCACCCGGCCCAGGCCAAGGCATTGCTGCGCTACCTGGCCTCGCCCGAGGCACAACCGGTGGTGCAATCCACCGGCCTGGACTCGGTATCACACTGA
- the tcuC gene encoding MFS transporter has product MTSPSRPDSARSKVGAVFRVTSGNFLEQFDFFLFGFYATYIAAAFFPAANEFASLMMTFAVFGAGFLMRPLGAIILGAYIDDVGRRKGLIVTLSIMASGTLLIVLVPSYQTIGLWAPLLVLVGRLLQGFSAGAELGGVSVYLSEMATPGRKGFYTSWQSGSQQISIVVAAALGYGLNVWMQPAVVADWGWRIPFAIGCVIIPFIFVLRRNLQETEEFANRKHRPTMREVMATLVKNWTMVIGGMLMVAMTTTAFYLITVYAPTFGKTVLQLSTSDALLVTLLVAVSNFVWLPIGGTLSDRFGRKPVLLAMTALTVITAYPALSFVVNAPSFAHMLETLLWFSFLYGMYNGAMIPALTEIMPVEVRVAGFSLAYSLATAIFGGFTPAISTWFIHITGDKASPAYWMMFAALCALCSTLALYRRANPRGQLMQGAV; this is encoded by the coding sequence ATGACTAGCCCTTCCCGGCCCGACTCTGCCCGCTCGAAAGTTGGTGCGGTATTCCGCGTTACTTCGGGCAACTTCCTCGAACAGTTTGACTTCTTTCTGTTCGGTTTCTACGCCACCTATATCGCTGCCGCGTTCTTCCCCGCCGCCAATGAGTTTGCGTCATTAATGATGACCTTCGCCGTCTTCGGTGCAGGCTTCCTGATGCGTCCACTGGGCGCGATCATTTTGGGTGCCTACATCGACGACGTGGGTCGCCGCAAAGGCTTGATCGTGACGCTGTCGATCATGGCCAGCGGGACCTTGCTGATCGTGCTGGTGCCGAGTTATCAAACCATCGGTCTGTGGGCACCCTTGCTGGTGTTGGTGGGCCGCTTGCTGCAAGGCTTCTCTGCGGGTGCAGAGCTGGGGGGTGTATCGGTTTACCTCTCCGAAATGGCCACGCCGGGCCGCAAAGGCTTCTACACCAGCTGGCAATCAGGCAGCCAACAGATCTCCATCGTGGTCGCCGCCGCATTGGGCTATGGCCTGAACGTCTGGATGCAACCGGCCGTGGTGGCCGATTGGGGCTGGCGCATTCCGTTCGCCATCGGCTGCGTGATCATCCCGTTCATCTTCGTGCTGCGTCGTAACCTGCAGGAAACCGAAGAGTTCGCCAACCGCAAACATCGCCCGACCATGCGCGAAGTGATGGCCACTCTGGTGAAAAACTGGACCATGGTCATCGGCGGCATGCTGATGGTGGCCATGACCACCACCGCGTTCTACCTGATCACCGTGTATGCGCCGACCTTCGGCAAAACCGTGCTGCAACTGAGCACCTCCGATGCACTGCTGGTGACGTTGCTGGTCGCGGTGTCGAACTTTGTCTGGCTGCCGATCGGCGGCACCCTGAGCGACCGCTTCGGTCGCAAGCCGGTGCTGTTGGCAATGACCGCCCTGACCGTTATCACCGCGTACCCGGCGCTGTCGTTCGTGGTCAACGCGCCAAGCTTCGCGCATATGCTGGAAACCCTGCTGTGGTTCTCGTTCCTGTACGGCATGTACAACGGCGCGATGATTCCGGCCCTGACCGAAATCATGCCGGTGGAAGTGCGCGTGGCGGGCTTCTCCCTGGCCTATAGCCTGGCGACGGCGATCTTTGGTGGTTTCACCCCGGCGATCTCCACCTGGTTCATTCACATCACCGGAGACAAGGCTTCGCCGGCCTACTGGATGATGTTTGCCGCACTGTGCGCCTTGTGCTCGACCCTCGCGTTGTACCGTCGCGCCAACCCCCGTGGGCAACTGATGCAGGGGGCTGTGTAA
- a CDS encoding VOC family protein — MKFAYTIIYVPDVAASLAFFEKAFGFSRRFLHESGTYGELETGDTTLSFAAHALGELNFDGGHIEAHASRKPLGMEVGFVTEDVFIAHAKALAHGAKELSPPSTKPWGQVVSYVRCPDGTLVELCTPIVG; from the coding sequence ATGAAATTCGCCTACACCATCATCTACGTGCCGGACGTGGCTGCCTCACTGGCATTCTTCGAAAAGGCTTTCGGTTTCAGTCGCCGTTTCCTGCATGAATCGGGCACCTATGGCGAATTGGAAACCGGCGACACCACCCTCTCGTTTGCCGCCCATGCACTGGGCGAACTGAATTTCGACGGCGGGCACATAGAGGCGCATGCCTCCAGGAAGCCACTGGGCATGGAGGTGGGGTTCGTCACCGAAGATGTGTTCATCGCACACGCCAAGGCGCTGGCACACGGCGCGAAAGAGCTGTCGCCACCGAGCACCAAGCCTTGGGGGCAAGTGGTCTCCTATGTGCGCTGCCCGGACGGAACGCTGGTGGAGTTGTGCACCCCCATCGTGGGCTGA
- a CDS encoding LysR substrate-binding domain-containing protein: MNRNELRKADINLMVVFEALMLERNVTRVAEKLFLGQPTISSALNRLRTLFNDPLFIRVGHRMEPTARAEEIIQHLSPALDSLSSALSLTHDFDPTQSTMTFRIGLSDDVEFGLLPPLLRALRQEAPLVVFVVQHVDYWRIPDLLASGDITVGITQTRGLPANAKRKLLRHIRPCLLRADASDKPLTLDEYCARPHVLVSHTANVSGFADEWLAEIGRKRHVVLSVPQYSALPALLAGTDMIASLPDYTAQAMAAGGNLFCEPFPFETPTLDLSMVWLSHVDTDPAERWMRSRLEAFMSERDRLPVLAPKS, from the coding sequence ATGAATCGCAACGAATTACGCAAGGCCGACATCAATCTGATGGTGGTCTTCGAAGCACTGATGCTCGAGCGCAATGTGACGCGTGTGGCGGAGAAGCTGTTTCTCGGCCAGCCCACTATCAGTTCGGCCCTCAACCGTTTGCGTACCCTATTCAATGACCCGCTGTTTATTCGCGTTGGTCACCGCATGGAGCCCACTGCCCGTGCCGAAGAGATCATCCAGCACCTGTCACCGGCCCTCGATTCCCTGTCATCGGCCTTGAGCCTGACCCACGACTTTGACCCAACCCAGAGCACCATGACCTTCCGCATCGGCCTGTCCGATGACGTTGAGTTCGGCCTGCTGCCGCCCTTGCTGCGGGCCCTGCGCCAGGAAGCGCCGCTGGTGGTGTTTGTGGTCCAGCATGTGGATTACTGGCGGATCCCCGACCTGCTGGCTTCAGGCGATATCACTGTCGGCATCACCCAGACACGCGGCCTGCCGGCAAATGCCAAACGAAAACTGCTGCGGCATATTCGTCCCTGCCTGTTACGCGCCGACGCCTCGGACAAACCGCTGACCCTCGACGAATATTGCGCCCGCCCGCATGTGCTGGTGTCCCATACCGCCAACGTGTCCGGGTTTGCCGATGAGTGGCTGGCCGAGATTGGTCGCAAGCGGCATGTGGTGTTGTCCGTGCCGCAGTACAGCGCGCTGCCGGCGTTGCTCGCCGGCACCGACATGATCGCCAGCCTGCCGGACTACACCGCCCAGGCCATGGCGGCCGGCGGCAATCTGTTCTGCGAGCCCTTTCCGTTCGAAACGCCGACCCTGGACTTGTCCATGGTTTGGCTCAGCCATGTCGACACCGACCCGGCGGAACGCTGGATGCGTTCAAGGCTGGAGGCATTTATGAGCGAGCGCGACAGGCTGCCGGTGCTGGCGCCAAAATCTTGA
- a CDS encoding low temperature requirement protein A, with product MTLSRSLLRGRGSHDSGKVGMVELFFDLVFVFAVTQLSHSLLAHLTLGGAVQVALMMVAVWWVWIFTSWVTNWLDPEKIPIRIGLFGLMVAGLLLSSSIPKAFTDRGVLFAGAYVFMQVGRTLFALWAVRGESLNMTRNFQRILAWMLCSGVFWITGALFEGEQRLAFWALALLIELVSPSVYFWVPGLGRSTLADWNVEGNHMAERCGLFVIIALGESLLVTGATFAQLPCSLEGLGAFLVAVVGSIALWWIYFDSGAERAHHRIASSADPGRQARIAYTYLHLLIVAGIIVSAVADELVLVHPGHASQAGVMAIIAGPGVFLLGSALFKWVMSDRPLPPFSHLGGLLMLLVLLLLGLSQVFSALALGALTTAVLVIVAVWENRSLRSLGEVLQ from the coding sequence ATGACCCTATCCCGTTCCTTGCTGCGCGGACGTGGCAGCCATGACAGCGGCAAGGTGGGTATGGTCGAGCTGTTTTTCGACCTGGTGTTCGTGTTTGCCGTGACCCAACTGTCCCATTCGCTGCTGGCGCATCTGACCCTCGGCGGTGCGGTGCAAGTGGCGTTGATGATGGTCGCGGTCTGGTGGGTGTGGATCTTCACCTCATGGGTCACCAACTGGCTCGACCCGGAGAAAATCCCGATTCGCATCGGCCTGTTCGGCTTGATGGTGGCCGGCCTGCTGTTGTCCTCGTCGATTCCCAAGGCATTTACCGACCGAGGTGTGCTGTTCGCCGGTGCCTACGTCTTTATGCAAGTCGGCCGCACGCTGTTTGCGTTGTGGGCCGTGCGCGGCGAGTCACTGAACATGACCCGCAACTTCCAGCGGATCCTGGCGTGGATGCTCTGTTCCGGGGTGTTCTGGATCACCGGCGCGCTGTTCGAAGGCGAGCAGCGCCTGGCGTTCTGGGCGTTGGCGCTGCTGATTGAGCTGGTCTCGCCGTCCGTGTATTTCTGGGTGCCGGGGCTCGGGCGTTCGACGCTGGCGGACTGGAATGTGGAAGGCAATCACATGGCCGAACGGTGCGGCCTGTTTGTGATTATCGCCCTCGGCGAATCATTGCTGGTGACCGGCGCCACCTTCGCGCAATTGCCCTGTAGCCTGGAAGGCCTGGGCGCATTTCTGGTGGCGGTGGTGGGCAGCATTGCCCTGTGGTGGATCTATTTCGACAGCGGTGCCGAGCGCGCCCATCACCGTATCGCCAGCTCCGCCGACCCGGGTCGCCAGGCACGCATTGCCTACACCTACCTGCACCTATTGATCGTTGCCGGGATCATTGTCAGTGCCGTGGCCGACGAATTGGTGCTGGTGCATCCGGGGCATGCCAGCCAGGCGGGTGTCATGGCGATAATCGCCGGCCCCGGCGTGTTTCTGTTGGGCAGCGCGCTGTTCAAGTGGGTGATGAGTGACCGGCCGTTGCCGCCGTTTTCTCACCTGGGCGGGTTGCTGATGTTGCTGGTGCTATTGCTGCTGGGGTTATCGCAGGTGTTTTCAGCGTTGGCGCTGGGGGCGCTGACCACCGCGGTATTGGTGATCGTAGCGGTTTGGGAAAACCGTTCGCTGCGCAGCCTGGGCGAAGTTTTACAGTGA
- a CDS encoding 5-carboxymethyl-2-hydroxymuconate Delta-isomerase, protein MPHLHLEYTANLTGLAVEKTLLRLNNVLMASGQFGSEFDIKSRAVKVESFQVGTSINPRGFIAVTLSMLSGRSPQVKQQLSQSLLAALQDLGEWPANVQLQLSVEVLDIDRDSYSKVAIG, encoded by the coding sequence ATGCCGCATCTGCACCTGGAATACACCGCCAACCTCACAGGCTTGGCCGTCGAGAAGACGCTGTTGAGGCTCAACAACGTACTGATGGCATCCGGGCAGTTCGGTTCCGAGTTCGATATCAAAAGCCGCGCGGTGAAGGTCGAGAGTTTCCAGGTTGGCACGTCAATCAACCCGCGCGGTTTTATCGCGGTGACGCTGTCGATGCTCAGCGGGCGGTCACCGCAGGTCAAGCAGCAGTTGTCGCAAAGCCTGTTGGCGGCCTTGCAGGACCTGGGTGAATGGCCGGCGAATGTGCAGCTTCAACTCAGTGTTGAAGTGCTGGACATCGATCGCGATTCCTATAGCAAGGTCGCGATCGGCTAA
- a CDS encoding LysR family transcriptional regulator: MLNSNLLRKLDMQDLMVFIAVYDQSSVTEVSETLFVSQSTVSYSLKKLRTSFEDELFINTRAGMRPTYKATTMYGHVQKILESINLCHAGGQAFNPTQQAVTFNVCAPEYFEQLILPRLLKNFDRADLPVIVNVQKLETEIPADDLREGRLDLVLCFGPHFHRAHKDFKTQMLLEDDLVCVFDKRSAPREPTFSLQAFVERRHVFPTPWTSDTNMIDGWLTRQAHKRQVIARANSYSAALKMITGTDFIVTLPRRIQKLLAPATLFGHCEAPNGLPGFTLDMQWNETSEQDSANTWFREQVVKVCADQGLL, encoded by the coding sequence ATGCTAAACAGTAATTTGCTCAGAAAGCTCGATATGCAGGACTTGATGGTGTTTATCGCCGTCTACGACCAGAGCAGCGTTACCGAGGTGTCTGAAACGTTGTTCGTCAGCCAGTCCACCGTGAGCTACAGCCTGAAGAAACTGCGCACCAGTTTTGAAGATGAGCTGTTTATCAACACCCGGGCGGGCATGCGCCCTACGTACAAAGCCACCACCATGTACGGGCATGTGCAGAAGATCCTGGAAAGCATCAACCTGTGCCATGCCGGTGGCCAAGCCTTCAACCCGACGCAGCAGGCCGTGACCTTCAATGTGTGCGCCCCTGAGTACTTCGAACAGTTGATCCTGCCGCGCCTGTTGAAGAACTTCGACCGCGCCGACCTGCCGGTGATCGTCAACGTGCAAAAGCTGGAAACCGAGATCCCCGCCGATGACCTGCGCGAAGGCCGCCTCGACCTGGTGCTGTGCTTCGGCCCGCACTTTCACCGCGCCCATAAAGACTTCAAGACCCAGATGCTGCTGGAAGACGACCTGGTGTGCGTGTTCGATAAACGCTCGGCACCGCGCGAGCCGACGTTCAGCCTGCAAGCGTTTGTCGAGCGGCGCCACGTGTTCCCCACACCGTGGACATCCGACACCAACATGATTGACGGCTGGCTTACACGCCAGGCCCACAAGCGCCAGGTCATCGCCCGGGCCAACAGCTACAGCGCGGCCTTGAAGATGATCACCGGCACTGACTTCATCGTTACCCTGCCGCGCCGCATACAAAAACTGCTGGCCCCGGCCACGCTGTTCGGGCATTGCGAAGCGCCCAACGGTTTACCGGGGTTCACACTGGACATGCAGTGGAACGAAACCAGTGAGCAGGACAGCGCCAACACATGGTTTCGCGAACAGGTGGTGAAGGTGTGTGCGGACCAGGGCTTGCTGTAA